One stretch of Bacteroidota bacterium DNA includes these proteins:
- a CDS encoding OmpA family protein, whose translation MKTLRFLLLLPLLLAFASPQAQAQRTQLRGSQAHFGVALGVFTYHGRVDLNDVRSNANFTRSSDVAGILLGSFPIVRDKFFFRGMAGLTNLSSLDTEGGLTSNEFLNRELFWFEPQIIYTLRRGSTSLFLPYVYTGFGTLIADPFGAPSGQINQPNAGTPGPDRSVFTLPFGLGVDYPVSHRFSVFADASFRINFNYVGRNEGNRNPHNTSLVMFGMRFNLAKIRRVAEEIPPAELPDPLVIPPYNPPLPAPDFPDDRCVLADLNTVFFDAGSADVTGQTMALLAENVEALQLNPRCCARIVGHTDGADTEAQALKISRERAAFVFDFYTTEGIATDRLAIRERGTALSCLRKEDPDCLVNRRVESVMVGCEAFPGQRP comes from the coding sequence CCAGCGCACACAACTGCGTGGCTCACAGGCGCATTTTGGCGTGGCACTTGGTGTATTTACATACCATGGCCGCGTTGATCTCAACGATGTTCGCAGCAACGCCAATTTTACCAGATCCAGCGATGTAGCCGGCATCCTGCTCGGCTCTTTCCCCATCGTAAGAGACAAGTTCTTTTTCCGGGGCATGGCTGGACTAACCAACCTGAGCTCCCTCGACACTGAGGGCGGACTCACAAGCAACGAATTTCTAAACCGGGAGCTGTTCTGGTTTGAACCCCAAATTATTTATACGCTGCGCCGCGGCTCTACCAGCCTCTTTCTCCCCTACGTTTATACAGGATTTGGCACCCTAATCGCAGATCCATTTGGTGCACCTTCAGGGCAGATCAACCAGCCAAACGCTGGCACGCCTGGCCCAGACCGCTCCGTCTTCACCCTGCCTTTTGGCCTTGGCGTTGACTACCCGGTTTCACACCGCTTTTCGGTATTCGCAGACGCCAGCTTCCGTATCAACTTCAACTACGTTGGCCGCAACGAAGGCAACCGCAATCCACACAATACATCACTGGTTATGTTTGGCATGCGGTTCAACCTCGCAAAAATAAGACGGGTAGCCGAAGAAATTCCGCCGGCTGAATTGCCAGATCCCCTCGTCATTCCGCCTTACAATCCGCCGCTACCCGCACCCGACTTCCCAGACGACCGCTGCGTACTGGCTGACCTGAATACCGTATTCTTTGATGCCGGCAGTGCAGATGTTACAGGTCAGACGATGGCACTCCTCGCCGAAAACGTCGAAGCACTCCAACTCAACCCGCGCTGTTGCGCCCGTATTGTGGGACACACAGACGGCGCGGATACGGAAGCTCAAGCGCTAAAAATCTCGCGCGAACGGGCAGCGTTTGTTTTTGACTTCTATACCACAGAGGGCATTGCCACAGACAGGCTCGCCATCCGCGAGCGCGGCACAGCCCTTTCTTGCTTGCGCAAAGAGGACCCTGATTGCCTCGTGAATCGGCGTGTTGAATCTGTTATGGTCGGCTGCGAAGCATTCCCGGGCCAGCGTCCGTAA